Sequence from the Prionailurus bengalensis isolate Pbe53 chromosome A3, Fcat_Pben_1.1_paternal_pri, whole genome shotgun sequence genome:
TGTTTATCTCAGGATGAGCTGAATATGACCTAGGTGCACATGTCCCTCCAGAGCCATCTCAGGAGGGGGTTCAGCCCTGTGAGTGCTCATTCTCTCAAGAATTCACTGTTGCATGAGTGGTCCACACTTCAAATGCTTCTCTGATCCTTCCCTAAATATAGAAGTCTGGAAAGAGTATTTTTGGAAATGGTATGATTTCCTGCTCTTGGTCTTGGACACATAGACATTTCAATTTAATCTTCAATATCTCCTGGTGTTGTCAGTGAAATGCACACCTCACCTTTACCACTGCAAACCCTTTCCCTATGATGCTCTGGGGAGATGTGTGACAGCCCCTTAGAAGTTAATCTGGTGCTTCACAAACTTTATTTTCTGCCACTTAAAGTGGAAATTCAAAAGTTAAATTGGACAGCCCCCATAATTAGGGGATCCTTGTCCTGGTTTGCCTGGAAGAGTCAGATGTCATGCTGTTGGTCAGCACAACTGCTAATAGAGCTTCCTTTCACTCCCAGGAGAATCTGGTTTGAGCATAACCCATCATTAAGGTGTGAGTCAAAGCAGAATAAAGGTCAGGCTGTGTCTGCAAAGCTTGCTCTGTTTGGGTCATTTGCACAAAGTTGGAATAGAAGTAATGCTCTCCCTATGTGTCTTAGGATTGTTTTCAATACAGGTTAGATATAAAAACACTGTTAGTAGAAACCGATACATCTGACAATAAAacctataataataattaatgggGGAGTGTGTCAGTGGCCTCTACCACCCCCTTGACCCTTTACCCTCTGAAGGGAACTAACCAGTGGAACATCAGACAACAACGTGGGGCCAAGCGGGAGCAGGCAGACCTTCTCTTTAGTCTCATCACACAGAGAGggttaggaaaataaataaccttgACAGCTGACACTCACTGAGTACTGATGACGGCCAGGTACTCCCCCAGTTACCATAGGTATGCCAAGGTAATGGGTCCTCATGACGCCTTACCAAATAATTACTACCATTACacccattttccagatgtggCAACAAAGGCACAAAGAGATTggagggacttgcccaaggctacatATCTGGGAGGAGGTGAAGCCGTATTTGAACCAGGCAGCCTAGTTTCAAGGTCAAGATACCACAGTGCCGAGCCTACCTGCCCTGTGTGTACCTAGAAGGCACCAGTGTGCCCTCTCTGCTTGCCGCTGCAGCAGTCCTGGCACAAACATGCAGCTCTTGCTTGTGCTGTTCCAAATGCTCCAAAGGCTCTTTGTGTAAACCTCACAGACCTGGACCCCCAGGCCACCCTCTGTCATGGTAAGGAAGCCATGCAGACCCCAACTCTGACCCTGACAGTTGGCTTATACACACTCCCAGCTTCTCCACCTCCTCAGATGACGGCCCTAGGCCTCCTCCAGGCACACAAGGCATACCTTATCATCACCCACTACATTCTGCTCCCCTGCCAGGCATCCAGTACTGCTGCCACTTCGCAGTTCATTCCCCAGGCCCCCAGCAGCATCTGCTCTGCCAGCTTCTCTCTCTGAAGTACACCTTCATCCTCACTATCATgctctttgtctccttctttgcCACCACCCTTCCCCTGTGATCCCAGGCACTTTCCAGTATGTTTCCAATGTGGGGCGGTGGTGAAAATATAAGCCTTCCAAGGCCTTGCACACAGTAGGCCATCATCCCATATAAGACAACATATGCAACCATGCTTCGCAGGGGACTCATACTCTCCActagcatttgttgaatgaatgaatgaatgctcagTCTCCCTGACTTCTGGACTCCAGAAATGCTGGGTTTGGGTGTCCCCAGTGCTACATGCAGCACACTCATAATGTGGGCTGTTTTCTAAAACCGCAGAAAACAGCAATACATATTTACCTTATTAAATGCTAGCTTGGTTTGCTGTGAATTGTATGTCTGCatgaggggagagagggcagagccaggaaaGGTTAGGAGAAAAACTCTCCAAAGTAGAGGTGGGAAAGATCCCAAGGGCTCACGTGTTAGGCAAGACACCAGGAAATATTCAGAGATGAGAGGGGGCTGGGCATTAAATGGACAGAGAGAATGATGGTAGAGGGGTATCCCGGCATGCAGAACAGCTGTGGGACACCTCCCCTATTGGGCCTCAAGGGGAATCATTTAAAGATTTCCCCCAGTGTCCAGGACTAAAAAGAAAAGCCCTTGTATTTCTCCCTCCACCCAAATCTTGGGTTTCTGTCACCCCCCCCAAACACCTGCACCCTAGAATGACAAAGCCACCATCTCTTTCCCCATAAGCATCTCTCCCTTAGAgacaatgaggaaaatgagagcaGAGGAAAGAACAGACTAATTTAAAGAGTGTCCATAAAGGGGAGGAGGGTTGCTAAGAcaaatcttttattattaattttttttaagacaaatctTTTAAAGGAACCATTTGGGTGGCAGTAACTAGGGACAGAGATTAGACTCAGCCACTATGTTGCACAGGGGCTGATCACCagtgcctcccctctccccccccccccaaatcctggATAAATAGCAGTCAGACCTCTGACAGGTCACCTCTAGCTGGCCTTAATCATCCCGACAGCCTCCCCTCCACAGCTGCTCCAGCCATCCAGCATAGGAGATGGGACCCACCTCTGGCACCGGGTAGCCACTTCCAGATGCATCAAAGACATTTTAGGAGTGTGCTGAAGGGAGGCTCAAGGAGGCCACTGGCCTGCAGAGGTGGTGTTCCAAAGGGCCAGCATTTCCCTGCCGATTATCTTCCAAGACAAATCCCCACTTCACTAATTCTGCTGTGCCCTGTGCCTGACCAGTAGGGCCAGGGTTGTGAGACTGCCTGCTGGATCCCCAGACCCGGACTGTAGCCCAGAATCATCCAGCTCAACGGTGTTAACATGCACTCTCTGGAGTTTGGGAGAAGGAGGGAATCCAGACCCGGACACCGACCTTTCCAGAGCACCCTTTCCCAGGCACCTTTCAGAGACCTCAGTGGAGACGCCTCAGAAGTCAGCCAGCTTGGCATAGGCTTTGCGGCGTCTGGCTCTGGGGCTAGCTGCCGCTGTCGGTGCTGCCCCGCGCGATGAGCATCGGACGCAAAGGCTGGCCTTCTTTTGTGGCATCTCTCCTCTGTGGAtcctcctctgtgcctcctcctctgGCATCTCCGTTCCCGgcacccacccacctccatccTACAGAAATCTCACTGAAAAGGTCCTGGGATTTGCGATTGCGCGGAGTGAAGGGAGGGGGCGACTGGGACCCGGGCAGACCGGGAATTCACAGCGACGCCTTTGGGAGCTTCAGGTTCCGCTTCTAGGAAATGAGTTTAATGATGGGACAGACCCTGCAGGTCTTCGAGAAGATCATAGGGGCAGGGGGGCGCGGTGGACAGGAGGAGGATGTCAAGCGCCCGGCTAAGGGATCTGCACGCTCAGCATAGTCGCTACCACCCCAGGGCCGCGTTACCCAAACGGAGGACTCTGGGACCCCTAGCCCCGCGGCTgcagagggcagagcaggggagtgggaggcCAAAGGTCAGACAAGACAGGATCTGAGGTGAGCAGCTGAGGGGACGGGAGGTCCATCTGGGGCTCTGGACgacctggggtggggctggatcccaggcgGGGGCGCGGAGGTGGGCAGGCCGGGCGGGGCGCGCGGGCGCTGGGACTGGGGTGCGGAGGGCGCGCGGCGCGGGATTGGCGGGCGCTCCCCGCGGGGCCCACCGCAGGCTTTTCAGGCGGAGCAGGCAGAGGCGCACGCACCTGCACCGGAGTCCCAGGGCAAGTACTCTCCACCGCGCTCCCGCCGCCCCGGGCGGGCACCCCTGGGCATGAGCGCCCCCCCGACGCTGCCCCCAGAGGGCGAGGAAGAGCTCCAGACAACCTGGTCCCCTGCGGTCAACGCCAGCTGCGCCCCTGCTGAGGAGGAGGCAGCGGCGGGGACCCGGGACGCAGGGGCACCGGGCATGGTCGCCATCCAGTGCATCTACGCGCTGGTGTGCTTGGTGGGCCTGGTGGGCAACGCCCTGGTCATCTTCGTGATCCTCCGCTACGCCAAGATGAAGACGGCCACCAACATCTACCTGCTCAACCTGGCCATCGCGGACGAGCTCTTCATGCTGAGCGTGCCCTTCGTGGCCTCGTCGGCCGCCCTGCGCCACTGGCCCTTCGGGTCTGTGCTGTGCCGCGCGGTGCTCAGTGTGGACGGCCTCAACATGTTCACCAGCGTCTTCTGTCTGACGGTGCTCAGCGTGGACCGCTACGTCGCCGTGGTGCACCCTCTGCGCGCCGCCACCTACCGGAGGCCCAGCGTGGCCAAGCTCATCAACTTGGGCGTGTGGCTGGCATCCTTGCTGGTCACCCTGCCCATCGCCATCTTCGCTGACACCAAACCGGCTCGGGGCGGCCAAGCCGTGGCCTGCAACCTGCATTGGCCTCACCCGGCCTGGTCGGCGGTCTTTGTGATCTATACTTTCCTGCTGGGCTTCCTGCTGCCCGTTCTGGCCATTGGCCTGTGCTACCTGCTCATCGTGGGCAAGATGCGGGCGGTGGCACTGCGGGCCGGCTGGCAGCAGCGCAGGCGCTCAGAAAAGAAGATCACACGGCTGGTGCTGATGGTGGTAGCAGTCTTTGTGCTCTGCTGGATGCCTTTCTATGTGGTGCAGCTGCTAAACCTGTTTGTGACCAGCCTCGATGCCACAGTCAACCATGTGTCCCTCATCCTCAGCTACGCCAACAGCTGTGCCAACCCTATCCTCTATGGCTTCCTCTCAGACAACTTCCGCCGTTCCTTCCAGCGGGTTCTCTGCCTGCGCTGCTGCCTCTTGGATGTCGCAGGTGGTGCTGAGGATGAGCCCCTGGACTACTATGCCACTGCTGTCAAGAGTAGAGGTGGGGCAGGATGGATATGCCCCCCACTCCCCTGTCAGCAGGAGCCCTTACGACCAGAACCCAGCCGCAAGCCGGTCCCTCTCACCAGGACCACCACCTTCTGAAGAACCCTTtcacctcctccccagcctggccACCTGTAAGGGAGTCTGTGCTACCCTGACACCCCAGCAGACTGCCAGTCCTAGATGCTTATCTAAGAGCCACCACCTGTTCCcaccacagccacagccacctTTTCCCAGCAGTCTATGGGCCAGCCCCAAGAGCATCAAAgctcctttcttttgttctgtccTCAGGACTCTGGTTTCTAGGGGGGGGCACCTCCATGGGGGTAGGACTCCTCTGACCACGTCCATGATGTTAATTATTCCTGGATCTCTGACTAGTTTCCGAGGGGTGGGAAGCAGGGGGATGCCAGGCAGGAATGGCCATCTGCATGTGACGTGTTACAGAATCTCTGCCTTGGAGAGGGCTGTCCAGAG
This genomic interval carries:
- the SSTR4 gene encoding somatostatin receptor type 4; its protein translation is MSAPPTLPPEGEEELQTTWSPAVNASCAPAEEEAAAGTRDAGAPGMVAIQCIYALVCLVGLVGNALVIFVILRYAKMKTATNIYLLNLAIADELFMLSVPFVASSAALRHWPFGSVLCRAVLSVDGLNMFTSVFCLTVLSVDRYVAVVHPLRAATYRRPSVAKLINLGVWLASLLVTLPIAIFADTKPARGGQAVACNLHWPHPAWSAVFVIYTFLLGFLLPVLAIGLCYLLIVGKMRAVALRAGWQQRRRSEKKITRLVLMVVAVFVLCWMPFYVVQLLNLFVTSLDATVNHVSLILSYANSCANPILYGFLSDNFRRSFQRVLCLRCCLLDVAGGAEDEPLDYYATAVKSRGGAGWICPPLPCQQEPLRPEPSRKPVPLTRTTTF